The following coding sequences lie in one Liolophura sinensis isolate JHLJ2023 chromosome 4, CUHK_Ljap_v2, whole genome shotgun sequence genomic window:
- the LOC135464412 gene encoding cephalotocin receptor 1-like, giving the protein MTNYAWDNVTYSVNYNDVNWTVVDALDEDIVLEDSSRDVSIIVLGTIFTLAILGNAVVVVVLLTKYFKRESIPDVTSTGSDDHFQASRAKSRMRLTSMQWFMLLLSLADIFGAFFTILPQIIMEVVQDFHGNNFVCKCVKYLQVVAIYASTYCMLMLAIDLYITVCKSSGTPQKPSKRVLIMTSLAWGLSAIFALPQIFIFSLKEFIPGRWQCLAIFSPLWTLKLYVMFFTVITFLAPIAILVFCYARICCQIRYATYRNNMEQARHRSPRTVVFRPPANGGERFFNPDEMLLDRRRSPASEGKRRMLKMSLTIIITYIICWAPFLIVNLWAAFDHEATFPVTAFAVIMRMANLNSCTNPWIYLFFSALWRKTPNNSVLQSFMRLESPPTSRSDDVELGSVNIDGQL; this is encoded by the exons ATGACTAACTACGCTTGGGATAATGTGACGTATTCAGTCAACTATAATGACGTCAACTGGAccgtcgtcgatgctctggatGAGGACATTGTGTTGGAGGATTCTTCGAGGGATGTCAGCATCATCGTTCTGGGAACTATTTTTACTCTTGCTATACTGGGGAAtgctgtcgttgttgttgtgcttCTGACCAAGTACTTCAAGAGGGAAAGCATACCAGATGTTACTTCAACCGGAAGTGACGACCACTTCCAAGCATCACGTGCAAAATCACGCATGCGCCTGACTAGTATGCAGTGGTTTATGCTTCTGTTGAGTTTAGCTGACATTTTCGGTGCATTTTTTACTATACTGCCACAAATCATTATGGAGGTGGTTCAAgatttccatggcaacaatTTCGTTTGTAAATGTGTCAAGTATCTTCAAGTAGTTGCTATTTACGCCTCGACCTATTGCATGTTGATGCTGGCCATCGATCTTTACATCACCGTCTGTAAGAGTTCCGGAACCCCACAGAAACCTTCTAAACGGGTCCTCATCATGACGTCACTAGCTTGGGGGCTGTCTGCCATATTTGCGCTCCCgcaaattttcatattttccttGAAGGAATTCATTCCTGGACGTTGGCAATGCCTAGCGATCTTCTCTCCACTGTGGACTCTAAAACTTTACGTAATGTTTTTTACAGTCATCACATTTCTTGCACCCATAGCAATCCTTGTCTTCTGTTACGCGAGAATTTGTTGTCAGATTCGCTACGCCACCTACCGGAATAATATGGAGCAAGCCAGGCACAGATCACCCCGCACTGTTGTATTCAGACCGCCTGCCAATGGCGGAGAAAGGTTCTTCAACCCTGACGAAATGCTTCTTGACAGACGCCGTAGTCCAGCATCTGAGGGAAAACGAAGGATGTTGAAAATGTCTCTAACCATCATTATAACTTATATTATCTGCTGGGCTCCATTTTTGATCGTTAATCTCTGGGCGGCATTCGACCACGAGGCTACCTTTCCAG TCACCGCCTTCGCTGTCATTATGAGGATGGCCAATCTAAACAGCTGTACCAACCCATGGATATACTTGTTCTTCAGTGCCCTCTGGCGGAAAACACCAAATAACAGCGTTCTTCAGTCATTCATGCGCCTTGAATCGCCACCCACTTCCAGATCTGACGACGTAGAGCTTGGAAGTGTGAATATTGATGGCCAGCTTTAA